In Enoplosus armatus isolate fEnoArm2 chromosome 2, fEnoArm2.hap1, whole genome shotgun sequence, one DNA window encodes the following:
- the LOC139290088 gene encoding G-protein coupled receptor 4, producing the protein MFNTTLNPATNLYENSTTAGGPGGPPPWYQFPVCAVAPYGFIFYFGVKVFNLAVGTPCNILVIWQIATKKSDASTSDIFIFNLAILDAYFCLMTPIEMVNRLLLDDSRIWYSQRFAYGIKDVAPLFLVCICLDRYVAVVHPVLFTGIRDNKIRIGISVVVWGLILAYGLTKCTLGVMSVNEVFSGVILFSFAVMVFCNFSVIWVLRRSVVGKEEMHPVKKKAFKMVLIILAIIVVNYLPPVALMPFVSYYSFMVFRCQISISVFSIMDLSCSIEPLLYITKMDRVDGRCCGSKKPRDVKV; encoded by the exons ATGTTCAACACCACTCTGAACCCCGCCACCAACCTCTACGAGAACTCTACCACCGCTGGTGGCCCCGGTGGACCTCCACCATGGTACCAGTTCCCAGTATGCGCCGTGGCCCCTTACGGCTTTATTTTCTACTTTGGGGTCAAGGTGTTCAACCTGGCGGTGGGGACGCCCTGTAACATCCTGGTCATCTGGCAGATCGCCACCAAGAAAAGTGACGCGTCCACTTCTGACATCTTCATATTCAACCTGGCCATCTTGGACGCCTACTTCTGCCTGATGACGCCCATAGAGATGGTCAACCGACTGCTGCTGGATGACAGTCGCATCTGGTACTCTCAGAGGTTCGCTTATGGGATCAAGGACGTAGCACCACTCTTTCTG GTGTGTATCTGCCTGGACCGCTATGTGGCCGTGGTCCACCCAGTGCTGTTCACTGGTATCCGGGACAATAAGATCCGCATTGGCATTTCTGTGGTGGTCTGGGGCCTCATCCTGGCTTATGGCCTCACCAAGTGCACCCTGGGAGTCATGAGCGTCAACGAGGTCTTCAGCGGTgtcatcctcttctcctttgCAGTCATGGTCTTCTGCAACTTCTCCGTCATCTGGGTCCTTAGACGTTCTGTGGTGGGAAAGGAGGAGATGCACCCGGTGAAGAAGAAGGCCTTCAAGATGGTGCTGATCATCCTGGCCATCATCGTGGTCAACTACCTGCCGCCCGTGGCTCTCATGCCCTTTGTGTCGTACTACTCGTTCATGGTGTTCCGCTGCCAGATCAGCATCAGCGTGTTCTCCATCATGGACCTGAGCTGCAGCATTGAGCCTCTCCTCTACATCACGAAGATGGATCGCGTGGACGGCAGGTGCTGTGGCTCGAAGAAGCCGCGTGATGTCAAGGTGTGA